CGCGGTGGCTAAACTGCCGCCGGCTATGAAGGGCCGTAGAGAATTAGCCATGCTCGGCTGTGCCTACCTAACGGCGTACGGCGCGGTGGTGAACACAGGCTCCGTCTCCCCGGGAGACGTCGTGGCGGTTATAGGCACGGGCGGCGTCGGGCTGGCCGCCGTCCAGATAGCCAAGGCGGTGGGGGCGAGGGTGGTGGCAGTGGGGAGGAATTCCCAAAAGCTTAAAATAGCGGCGGAGCTGGGGGCCGAAGTCGTGGACACGAAATCCGACGACGCCGTAAAGGCGGTGCAGGAGCTGACAGGCGGGAGAGGGGCAGACGTCGTCATCGAGGCAGTTGGGTCAGACGAGACTATACAACAGGCAGTGGACATGGCGGCCCTGGGCGGAAGGGTGGTCCTCGTCGGCTTAATGCCGATGGGCCACAAAACGCCCCTTGCCCTGGCCAGGGTGGTCCGTGGGGGCATACAGATTCTGGGTAGCTACGGCGCGAGGCCTAGGCTAGATCTGCCCGTAGTTATCAAAATGGTGGAGAGAGGTCTTCTACAGCCGGAGAGGCTCGCCGGCCCCGTCTACAAGCTGGAGGAGATAAACGACGCCGTGGAGGCTCTAAGGAGCGGGAGGGCCGTTAGACCTATAGTGGTGCCTTAGCCACAGCCTCCCCACGACGGCGAGGGGGTGCCACACCGGCGCGGTGAAGGGCATGTAGGTATACTCGGCGTTGAAGAGCTCCTCCACCGGCCTCCCGATGAACTGCGACGCGAGGTCTATATATCCGGAGATCGACTGGGTTAGCCCCACGGCCTGCACCCCTATCAGCCTCCCCCGGGAGATCACCGCCTTCAGCGTGACGTCTCTCAGCTCCCTCATGTACCTAGCCTTGTCGTGGGTCTTCACCACGTAGCTCTCCACAGGCATGCCCTTCCTCCTCGCCTCTGCCTCGGTGAGGCCCACAGCGCCGATGTACATCTCGTCGAATTTAGTAACAGAGGCCCCCGCCACCGGGTGGAACTCGGCAACCCTAGCCCCGAGACCTGCATTTGTCCCCGCCACGTAGCCCATCTTATTTGCATACGTGGCTAGGGGTATCCACACGGGCTCCCCCGTCACCTTGTGTATAGACTCGGCGACGTCCCCCGCCACGTACACCCCCGGCGGCCCCGCCTCCATGTACTTATTCACAGAGATGGCGCCCGTGGGGCCGATCCTGGCGCCGGCCTTTACGGCGAGCTCCACGTTTGGCCTAACCCCCGTGGCCAGGATCACTGCGTCCGCCGGGTACCGCCCCCCGTCGGTGACTACGTACTCCACCCTGTCTCCTCCAGTAATCCTCTCAATTCTCTCCCCCATTCTGAGCTCCACGCCCCGGCTCTCCATGTAGCTAGCCACCAGCTTCCCGATGTCTGGGTCGAGGACTTTAGACATGGGGAAGGGCCCCACGTCTATTAAAACCACCTTCTTACCCATTGCGTTTAGCACATCTGCCATCTCGACCCCTATGTACCCCGCCCCCACAACCACCACTCTCGCCGCTCCTCTCAGTAGCGATCTAGCCTCCTCCACGCTGTCTACCCCCCTCAGCACCACCACGCCTTTCTTATCCAGCCCCTCTACCTGCGGCACCCATGGCCTGGCGCCGGTGGCGACTATCACCACGTCGAAGTCGAGCAACCCGGCGAGGCGACCCTCTAGCTTAGCTCTGCCGCCCGCGATGTCGACGACCTTCGTCTTGGTGTACACCTCCACGCCTCTCTCCACTTCGAAACTCTCCTCCTGGTACAGCCACAGAGCCTCTTCGGAGAGGCCGGCGATGGCGTAGGGGATGGCGCACGGCGCGTGGGTGATGTAGCCGCCCGCCTCCACCAGAACCACTCTGCAACTTGGGCACACTTTCTTGGCGCGGGACGCGGCGGTGGCCCCCGCCGCCCCTCCCCCCACTACTAATATCGTCTTCACTAGATTAACATAAATGAATCTTTTTTAATCTTTCTTGAATTATGTATCAGTAACTAAATCTTTAATTATATTTTTACCTTTGATGGGCTCTACGAATATCTCCTTGGTCCCCAGGTCGGAGAGCTTGACGGTGCACGCCAGCCGCGGCACGCCGTTTATAACCATAGCGCAAGCCCCGCAGACCCCCATCCTACACGCATATCTAAAACTAAGCGACCCGTCAATCCCTCTGACTTTAAATAAGAGATCTAGCACAGTTATGTTGGGGTTCTCCACCTCCACTCTGTAGCTTTGGTAGTACTGCCGTCCCTGGGTGCCCCGCTTGATGTGGATAGTGACCTCCATCAGTACCTCCTAACCTCGGGCATCCACCTCGTGATGTTTACCTCCCGCTTCGCCACGAGTAGAGAACCCCCGTAGAGGTAGTACAGGGTGTGTCTAAGCCACGACTTGTCTTCTCTCTGCGGGTAGTCAAGCCGGTAGTGGGAACCGCGGCTCTCTTGTCTGAGGAGGGCGCCGGTGAGTATGGTCTGCGCCGCCAGGACGGCCCCGTCCAGCTCCAAAACCTCGCGGAGCTCCATGTTGTAGACAAGCCCCCCGTCTGAGATTCTAATGTCGGCGAGCCTCTTCTGCAACGCCGACAGCCTCCCCAGCGCCTTAGACAGCTCAGAGCCGTGCCTCACCACGCCCGCCGCCTCATCCATGATGTTCTGCAACTCCCTCGCAATAGAGGAGGGGGTCTCCCCACCCCTCTCCCGCTTGACGAGACCGTAGACCCGCTCCTCCTCCCTCTTCACCTCCTCGGTCAACACGCCGGAGGGGGTAGACGGCGTGGATTTTGCGTACTGCGCAGCCGCCTCGCCGGCTAACTTTCCCCAGACGGCGCACTCCGAGAGGGAGTTTGACCCCAGTCTGTTCGCCCCGTGGAGGCCTACGGACGCCACCTCCCCAGCCGCCCACAGCCCCCTTATCCAGCGTCCATCTGCCGCGAGGACCCTCCCCTGGGCGTCTGTGTATACACCCCCCATGAAGTAGTGAGCCGCAGGTCTAACGGGTATGAGGTCCCTCGTCGGGTCCACGCCAGCATACGTCTTGGAGAGCTCGAGGAGCTGAGGCAACCTCTCCTTTAGCCTCTTCTCGTCGATATGCCTCACGTCGAGGCCCACGTAGCAGAGGCCAGACTCGTGGGTGAAGCCCCTGCCCTGGGCGCACTCCGTGTAGATCGCCCTGGACACCACGTCCCTGGGGGCCAGCTCCATCTTCTCCGGGGCGTACCTCTTCATAAACCTCTCACCGAGCCTATTCACCAGGTAGCCCCCCTCGGCCCTAGCCGCCTCAGATATCAAAATACCGCTTGGAACCAGCGCAGTGGGGTGGAATTGCACAAACTCCATGTCTCTAAGGGCGGCGCCGGCCCGTAGCGCGTAGCCGTATACCTCGCCCGTGTTTAGATACCCCATGGTGGTGGTTCGGAACATCCTCCCCCCGCCCCCCGCCGCCAGAACCCCCGCCTTCGCGGCAAAGCCCTTCAGCTCGCCCCTCCTCATGTCGTACGCCACGAAACCGAGGAACACGCCGTTCCTCACCACTATCCTAGTGACGAAGTGCTCCTCATACAGATGGACGTTGGGTAGCCCCTTTACATATTTATAAAGGGCCGTCATTATGTAGAACCCAGTCTTGTCCTTTACAAAAAGCGTCCTAGGCTTAGACATGCCGCCGAAGAGCCTCAGCGAGTAGGAGCCGTCGGGATCTCTG
The sequence above is drawn from the Pyrobaculum ferrireducens genome and encodes:
- a CDS encoding zinc-binding dehydrogenase is translated as MKAAVLRQYNQPLKLEDVDAAPPQRGEVKVRIHAAGVCHSDLYVLEGATPVPPPLVPGHEAVAVVEEVGPDVDSVSPGDVVVTSFIWPCGRCKNCVRGAENLCENFAKVRLKGVLLDGTTRLRSRTGEEIRIFLGGTWAEEAVVPATAVAKLPPAMKGRRELAMLGCAYLTAYGAVVNTGSVSPGDVVAVIGTGGVGLAAVQIAKAVGARVVAVGRNSQKLKIAAELGAEVVDTKSDDAVKAVQELTGGRGADVVIEAVGSDETIQQAVDMAALGGRVVLVGLMPMGHKTPLALARVVRGGIQILGSYGARPRLDLPVVIKMVERGLLQPERLAGPVYKLEEINDAVEALRSGRAVRPIVVP
- a CDS encoding FAD-dependent oxidoreductase → MKTILVVGGGAAGATAASRAKKVCPSCRVVLVEAGGYITHAPCAIPYAIAGLSEEALWLYQEESFEVERGVEVYTKTKVVDIAGGRAKLEGRLAGLLDFDVVIVATGARPWVPQVEGLDKKGVVVLRGVDSVEEARSLLRGAARVVVVGAGYIGVEMADVLNAMGKKVVLIDVGPFPMSKVLDPDIGKLVASYMESRGVELRMGERIERITGGDRVEYVVTDGGRYPADAVILATGVRPNVELAVKAGARIGPTGAISVNKYMEAGPPGVYVAGDVAESIHKVTGEPVWIPLATYANKMGYVAGTNAGLGARVAEFHPVAGASVTKFDEMYIGAVGLTEAEARRKGMPVESYVVKTHDKARYMRELRDVTLKAVISRGRLIGVQAVGLTQSISGYIDLASQFIGRPVEELFNAEYTYMPFTAPVWHPLAVVGRLWLRHHYRSNGPPAP
- a CDS encoding 2Fe-2S iron-sulfur cluster-binding protein, whose translation is MEVTIHIKRGTQGRQYYQSYRVEVENPNITVLDLLFKVRGIDGSLSFRYACRMGVCGACAMVINGVPRLACTVKLSDLGTKEIFVEPIKGKNIIKDLVTDT
- a CDS encoding succinate dehydrogenase/fumarate reductase flavoprotein subunit, whose protein sequence is MEVLKYDVVVVGSGLAGLRAAAAAAAAGVEVAVLTKVSGPRSHSISAEGGMAAVVDPAKTGDSPELHAYDTVKGGDYLVDQEVAVQFAYEAPREVKFLESIGVPWNRDPDGSYSLRLFGGMSKPRTLFVKDKTGFYIMTALYKYVKGLPNVHLYEEHFVTRIVVRNGVFLGFVAYDMRRGELKGFAAKAGVLAAGGGGRMFRTTTMGYLNTGEVYGYALRAGAALRDMEFVQFHPTALVPSGILISEAARAEGGYLVNRLGERFMKRYAPEKMELAPRDVVSRAIYTECAQGRGFTHESGLCYVGLDVRHIDEKRLKERLPQLLELSKTYAGVDPTRDLIPVRPAAHYFMGGVYTDAQGRVLAADGRWIRGLWAAGEVASVGLHGANRLGSNSLSECAVWGKLAGEAAAQYAKSTPSTPSGVLTEEVKREEERVYGLVKRERGGETPSSIARELQNIMDEAAGVVRHGSELSKALGRLSALQKRLADIRISDGGLVYNMELREVLELDGAVLAAQTILTGALLRQESRGSHYRLDYPQREDKSWLRHTLYYLYGGSLLVAKREVNITRWMPEVRRY